Proteins encoded in a region of the Mycolicibacterium chitae genome:
- the lysX gene encoding bifunctional lysylphosphatidylglycerol synthetase/lysine--tRNA ligase LysX, whose protein sequence is MTLAARPVKRFASRWHWVPAATGWIIGVIATLALIASVSPLVRWIIHVPREFVDDHLFNFPDTSFAWAFVLALLAAALAARKRIAWWTLILYLVGAILTNVADLVTGPESVRDEIGEVIGLVFHVTAIAVLVLARNEFWARVRRGALIKAAAVLLTGMALGVLLGWALLQLFPGTLQHGERLPYAANRVSAFAGVDAGFFDGRHPHVFVNTALGLFGALALMAAAIVLFRSQRADNALTGQDDAAIRALLAVYGKNDSLGYFATRRDKSVVFAPDGRAAITYRVEVGVCLASGDPVGDPRAWPQAIGAWLRLCETYGWAPGVMGASSAAAQAFREAGLNALELGDEAILHPDSFTLSGPEMKPVRQAVTRARRAGLTVRIRRHRELSGEEMAQVLARADAWRDTETERGFSMALGRLGDPADGDCLLVEAVRDDDAEVVAMLSLVPWGSTGASLDLMRRSPGSPNGTIELMVSELCAHAETLGITRISLNFAMFRSAFEQGAQLGAGPVARLWRALLVFFSKWWQLETLYRSNMKYQPQWVPRYACYEDTRLIPRVGIASVIAEGFLVLPFSRRNRPLTGQHPAVTAVPTDITELFDEPPAPALPEQVRVRLAKLATLQADGVDAYPVGRPPSHTVAQALAETDGTPVTVAGRLLRLRDYGGVLFAELRDWSGDVQLLLDSGALDDDCTLRAFTAATDLGDLVEVSGTMGLSNTGTRSVLVRRWRLTGKCLRPLPDKWKGLADQEARVRTRYVDLAVNPEARNLIRARSNVLHSIRETLFDKGFLEVETPILQQIHGGANARPFATHINAYDLDLYLRIAPELYLKRLCVGGVERVFELGRAFRNEGVDFSHNPEFTLLEAYQAHADYLVWIDGCRELIQNAAVAANGEQVMLRPGADGGLEPVDISGRWAVKTVHDAVSEALGEPVGADTELPALRRLCEAAAIPYQTHWDAGAVVLEMYEHLVEDRTEAPTFYTDFPTSVSPLTRPHRSRPGVAERWDLVAWGVELGTAYSELTDPVEQRRRLQAQSLLAAGGDPEAMSLDEDFLQAMEYAMPPTGGLGMGVDRVVMLITGRSIRETLPFPLAKPR, encoded by the coding sequence ATGACCCTCGCCGCCCGCCCGGTCAAGCGCTTCGCGTCCCGCTGGCACTGGGTGCCCGCGGCCACCGGCTGGATCATCGGCGTCATCGCCACGCTGGCGCTGATCGCCAGCGTGTCCCCCCTGGTGCGCTGGATCATCCACGTCCCGCGGGAATTCGTCGACGACCATCTGTTCAACTTCCCCGACACCAGCTTCGCCTGGGCATTCGTGTTGGCCCTGCTGGCCGCCGCGCTGGCCGCGCGCAAGCGCATTGCCTGGTGGACCCTGATCCTGTACCTGGTCGGGGCGATCCTCACCAACGTCGCGGACCTGGTCACCGGGCCGGAGTCCGTCCGCGACGAGATCGGCGAGGTCATCGGCCTGGTCTTCCACGTGACGGCCATCGCCGTCCTGGTGTTGGCGCGCAACGAGTTCTGGGCGCGGGTTCGCCGGGGCGCCTTGATCAAGGCCGCGGCGGTGCTGCTGACCGGGATGGCCCTCGGCGTCCTGCTGGGTTGGGCCCTGCTGCAACTGTTCCCGGGCACCCTGCAGCACGGCGAACGGCTGCCGTACGCCGCCAACCGGGTCTCCGCGTTCGCCGGGGTGGACGCCGGCTTTTTTGACGGCCGCCATCCGCACGTCTTCGTCAACACCGCGCTGGGCCTGTTCGGGGCGCTGGCGCTGATGGCCGCCGCCATCGTGCTGTTCCGGTCGCAGCGCGCCGACAACGCGCTCACCGGCCAGGACGACGCGGCCATCCGGGCGCTGCTGGCGGTGTACGGCAAGAACGATTCGCTGGGGTACTTCGCGACGCGCCGCGACAAGTCCGTGGTGTTCGCCCCCGACGGGCGCGCGGCGATCACCTATCGCGTCGAGGTCGGGGTGTGCCTGGCCAGCGGCGACCCGGTCGGCGATCCGCGGGCCTGGCCGCAGGCGATCGGCGCGTGGCTGCGACTCTGCGAGACCTACGGCTGGGCCCCGGGGGTGATGGGCGCCAGTTCCGCGGCCGCACAGGCCTTTCGGGAGGCCGGCCTGAACGCGTTGGAACTGGGCGACGAGGCCATCCTGCACCCCGACTCGTTCACGCTGTCCGGCCCCGAGATGAAGCCGGTGCGCCAGGCGGTGACCCGGGCCCGCCGGGCCGGGCTGACCGTCCGGATCCGCCGCCATCGCGAACTGTCGGGCGAGGAGATGGCGCAGGTGCTGGCCCGCGCCGACGCCTGGCGCGACACCGAGACCGAGCGCGGCTTCTCGATGGCGCTGGGCCGGCTCGGCGATCCGGCCGACGGGGACTGCCTGCTGGTGGAGGCCGTGCGCGACGACGACGCCGAGGTCGTGGCGATGCTGTCGCTGGTCCCGTGGGGCAGCACCGGGGCCTCGCTGGATCTGATGCGCCGCTCCCCCGGTTCGCCGAACGGCACCATCGAGCTGATGGTCAGCGAGCTGTGCGCGCACGCCGAAACCCTGGGCATCACCCGAATCTCGTTGAACTTCGCCATGTTCCGGTCCGCCTTCGAGCAGGGCGCGCAGCTGGGCGCCGGCCCGGTCGCGCGGCTGTGGCGGGCCCTGCTGGTGTTCTTCTCCAAGTGGTGGCAGCTCGAGACGCTCTACCGGTCCAACATGAAGTATCAACCGCAGTGGGTGCCGCGCTACGCCTGCTACGAGGACACCCGGCTGATCCCGCGGGTCGGTATCGCCTCGGTGATCGCCGAAGGTTTCCTGGTGCTGCCGTTCAGTCGGCGCAATCGCCCGCTCACCGGACAACACCCCGCGGTCACCGCCGTCCCGACCGACATCACCGAACTGTTCGACGAGCCTCCCGCACCCGCGCTGCCCGAGCAGGTCCGGGTCCGGCTGGCCAAACTGGCCACCCTGCAGGCCGACGGGGTCGACGCCTACCCGGTGGGCCGACCCCCCAGCCACACCGTGGCCCAAGCCCTCGCGGAGACCGACGGCACCCCGGTGACGGTGGCGGGCCGGCTGTTGCGGTTGCGCGACTACGGCGGTGTGTTGTTCGCCGAACTGCGGGACTGGTCGGGGGATGTGCAGTTGCTGCTGGACAGCGGCGCGCTCGACGACGACTGCACGTTGCGCGCCTTCACCGCGGCCACCGACCTCGGTGATCTGGTCGAGGTGAGCGGGACGATGGGCCTCAGCAACACCGGGACCCGCTCGGTGCTGGTGCGGCGCTGGCGGCTGACCGGCAAGTGCCTGCGGCCGCTGCCCGACAAGTGGAAGGGGCTGGCCGATCAGGAGGCGCGGGTCCGCACCCGCTACGTCGACCTGGCCGTCAACCCGGAGGCCCGCAACCTGATCCGGGCGCGCAGCAACGTGCTGCACTCGATCCGGGAAACGTTGTTCGACAAGGGTTTCCTGGAGGTGGAGACGCCGATCCTGCAGCAGATCCACGGCGGCGCCAACGCGCGGCCGTTCGCCACCCACATCAACGCCTACGACCTGGACCTGTACCTGCGGATCGCCCCCGAGCTGTATCTGAAGCGGCTGTGTGTGGGCGGGGTGGAGCGGGTGTTCGAGCTGGGGCGAGCGTTCCGCAACGAGGGTGTGGACTTCAGCCACAACCCCGAATTCACGCTGCTCGAGGCGTATCAGGCCCATGCCGACTACCTGGTGTGGATCGACGGCTGCCGGGAACTGATCCAGAACGCCGCCGTGGCGGCCAACGGCGAACAGGTGATGCTGCGGCCCGGCGCCGACGGCGGGTTGGAACCGGTGGACATCTCTGGGCGGTGGGCGGTCAAGACCGTGCACGACGCGGTGTCCGAGGCCCTCGGCGAGCCCGTCGGCGCCGACACCGAATTGCCCGCGCTGCGCCGCCTGTGCGAGGCCGCGGCGATCCCCTACCAAACCCATTGGGACGCCGGGGCCGTCGTGCTCGAGATGTACGAGCACCTCGTGGAGGACCGCACCGAGGCGCCGACGTTCTACACCGACTTCCCGACGTCGGTCTCGCCGCTGACCCGCCCGCACCGCAGTCGGCCCGGGGTGGCCGAACGGTGGGACCTGGTGGCCTGGGGCGTCGAACTCGGCACCGCCTACAGCGAATTGACCGACCCGGTCGAGCAGCGCCGCCGACTGCAGGCCCAATCGCTGCTGGCGGCCGGCGGCGACCCGGAGGCCATGTCCCTGGACGAGGATTTCCTGCAGGCCATGGAATACGCCATGCCGCCCACCGGCGGCCTGGGCATGGGCGTCGACCGGGTGGTCATGCTGATCACCGGCCGCAGCATCCGCGAGACGCTGCCGTTCCCGCTGGCCAAGCCGCGCTGA
- a CDS encoding DUF1844 domain-containing protein has product MTENPRIVPDPSSPDPAVRELAQIPAVEVITRSAVMLMSAAAEKLGLSEPDPDESPYRDLDEARRLITALAGLVTASAEYLGAHAGPLRDGLKSLQLAFREASAAPEEPGHGPGEKYTGPVW; this is encoded by the coding sequence ATGACCGAAAATCCGAGAATCGTGCCCGACCCCTCCAGCCCCGACCCCGCGGTGCGCGAACTCGCCCAGATTCCGGCGGTCGAGGTGATCACCCGTTCGGCCGTGATGCTGATGAGCGCCGCCGCCGAGAAGCTCGGGCTGTCCGAACCCGACCCCGACGAGAGCCCCTACCGCGACCTCGACGAGGCCCGCCGGCTGATCACCGCCCTGGCCGGCCTGGTCACCGCCAGCGCCGAATACCTGGGCGCGCACGCCGGACCGCTGCGCGACGGGCTCAAGAGTCTGCAACTGGCCTTCCGCGAGGCCAGCGCCGCCCCGGAGGAACCGGGCCACGGACCGGGCGAGAAGTACACCGGACCGGTCTGGTAA
- the infC gene encoding translation initiation factor IF-3 codes for MSTETRVNERIRVPEVRLIGPGGEQVGIVRIEDALRVAADADLDLVEVAPDARPPVCKIMDYGKYKYETAQKARESRKNQQQTVVKEQKLRPKIDPHDYETKKGHVVRFLEAGSKVKVTIMFRGREQSRPELGFRLLQRLGADVADYGFVETSAKQDGRNMTMVLAPHRGAKTRAKAAQDADAPSQRPGEAAKAAEPPPTDTAESTQN; via the coding sequence ATCAGCACTGAGACCCGCGTCAACGAGCGTATTCGTGTACCTGAAGTCCGATTGATCGGTCCCGGAGGGGAACAGGTAGGCATCGTGCGCATCGAAGATGCTCTCCGCGTTGCCGCGGACGCCGATCTCGATCTAGTTGAAGTAGCCCCTGACGCCAGGCCCCCGGTCTGCAAGATCATGGACTACGGCAAGTACAAGTACGAGACGGCCCAGAAGGCGCGCGAGTCTCGCAAGAACCAGCAGCAGACCGTCGTCAAGGAACAGAAGCTGCGTCCCAAGATCGACCCCCACGACTACGAGACCAAGAAGGGTCACGTCGTGCGCTTCCTGGAGGCCGGGTCGAAGGTCAAGGTGACGATCATGTTCCGCGGACGCGAGCAGTCTCGCCCCGAGTTGGGCTTCCGACTGCTGCAGCGCCTGGGTGCCGACGTGGCCGACTACGGCTTCGTGGAAACCTCGGCCAAGCAGGACGGCCGCAACATGACGATGGTGCTGGCACCGCACCGCGGCGCGAAGACCCGTGCGAAGGCAGCGCAAGACGCTGACGCGCCGAGTCAGCGCCCCGGCGAAGCGGCCAAGGCAGCTGAACCGCCGCCCACCGACACAGCAGAATCAACACAGAACTGA
- the rpmI gene encoding 50S ribosomal protein L35: MPKAKTHSGASKRFRRTGTGKIVRQKAGRRHLLEHKSSRRTRRLDGRTDVAAGDAKRVDKMLNG; this comes from the coding sequence ATGCCCAAGGCAAAGACCCATAGCGGTGCTTCGAAGCGGTTCCGTCGCACCGGAACGGGGAAGATCGTTCGTCAGAAGGCCGGCCGTCGCCACCTGCTCGAGCACAAGTCCAGTCGCCGCACCCGGCGCCTGGACGGCCGCACGGATGTCGCCGCGGGCGACGCCAAGCGCGTCGACAAGATGCTCAACGGCTGA
- the rplT gene encoding 50S ribosomal protein L20, translated as MARVKRAVNAQKKRREILKASKGYRGQRSRLYRKAKEQQLHSLTYAYRDRRARKGEFRKLWISRINAAARANDITYNRLIQGLKAAGVEVDRKNLAEIAVSDPAAFTALVEVAKAALPEDVNAPAGEAA; from the coding sequence ATGGCACGCGTGAAACGGGCAGTCAACGCCCAGAAGAAGCGTCGCGAAATCCTCAAGGCCTCCAAGGGCTACCGCGGACAGCGTTCGCGGCTCTACCGCAAGGCCAAAGAGCAGCAGCTGCATTCGCTGACCTACGCCTACCGGGACCGTCGCGCCCGCAAGGGTGAGTTCCGCAAGCTGTGGATCTCGCGGATCAACGCCGCCGCCCGGGCGAACGACATCACCTACAACCGCCTGATCCAGGGCCTCAAGGCCGCAGGCGTCGAGGTGGACCGTAAGAACCTGGCGGAGATCGCCGTCAGCGACCCGGCCGCGTTCACCGCCCTCGTCGAGGTGGCCAAGGCCGCCCTGCCCGAGGACGTCAACGCCCCCGCCGGCGAGGCCGCCTGA
- a CDS encoding TrmH family RNA methyltransferase: MSALTERSARVVAAAKLLRLAGRRRAGRFLAEGPNLVEAATRAGVVTEVFATEAAVARHADVIGGATVHVVTERAAKALSDTVTPTGLVAVCETPTPTLPGVLPGAALIAVAVGVSEPGNAGTLIRLGHAMGADAVVLAGHSVDPYNGKCLRASTGSIFAVPVVVEPDTEAVIAAVQGAGLQVLATALDGEVDLAQADLAGPTAWLFGPEAHGLPAEVAGAADHRVRIEMPGDAESLNVGAAAAICLYQSARAHAAGRTSR, from the coding sequence CTGAGCGCCCTGACCGAACGATCGGCCCGCGTGGTCGCCGCAGCGAAGCTGTTGCGACTCGCGGGCCGTCGTCGTGCCGGACGGTTTCTCGCCGAGGGGCCCAACCTGGTCGAGGCCGCGACCCGGGCGGGTGTGGTGACCGAGGTGTTCGCCACCGAGGCCGCCGTGGCACGCCACGCCGACGTGATCGGCGGCGCCACGGTGCACGTGGTGACCGAGCGGGCCGCGAAAGCGCTGTCGGACACCGTGACTCCCACCGGACTGGTGGCGGTCTGTGAAACCCCGACCCCGACGTTGCCCGGCGTGCTGCCCGGGGCCGCCCTGATCGCGGTGGCGGTGGGTGTCTCCGAACCGGGTAACGCCGGCACGCTGATCCGGCTGGGCCACGCCATGGGCGCCGACGCGGTGGTGCTCGCCGGGCACAGCGTCGATCCCTACAACGGCAAGTGCCTGCGGGCCTCCACGGGCAGCATCTTTGCCGTCCCGGTGGTGGTCGAACCCGACACCGAGGCCGTCATCGCCGCGGTGCAGGGGGCCGGCCTGCAGGTGCTCGCCACGGCGCTCGACGGTGAGGTCGACCTGGCCCAGGCCGACCTCGCCGGACCGACGGCCTGGCTGTTCGGCCCCGAGGCCCACGGGTTGCCCGCGGAGGTGGCCGGGGCGGCCGACCACCGCGTCCGCATCGAGATGCCCGGGGACGCCGAGAGTCTCAACGTCGGCGCGGCCGCGGCGATCTGTCTGTACCAGAGCGCCCGCGCCCACGCCGCCGGTCGCACTAGTCGCTGA
- a CDS encoding acyl-CoA dehydrogenase family protein: protein MIEWTDVDLAVRDAVRQFIDKEVRPHLDALESGDMEPYPIVRKLFATFGLDVMARESLEKRLDRMRNGTSTDPAADSGKSGGMFGDSGGASAGMGFMLISELCRVSMGIVTGMGVSLGLTVPTIASRGTVAQQERWLPGLVTYEKIGAWAITEPDSGSDAFGGMKSYVTRDGDDYILNGQKTFITNGPDADVVVVYAKLDDGDPGVDKRDRPVLTFVLDRGMEGFEQSKPFRKMGIHSSRTGELFFHNVRLGPDRLLGGTESNNAGDGRDSARSSFSTERIGVAAMALGVIEECLRLSVDYAKSRTLWGKEIGQFQLIQLKLANMEVARMNVRNMLFRVIEARQSGAEISLAEASAIKYYCSQAATDVAMEAVQLFGGNGYMTEYRVEQLARDAKSLMIYAGSNEVQITHVARGLLSD, encoded by the coding sequence ATGATCGAATGGACCGACGTCGACCTTGCCGTGCGCGATGCAGTTCGCCAGTTCATCGACAAGGAGGTACGGCCGCACCTGGACGCTCTGGAGAGCGGCGACATGGAGCCCTACCCCATCGTCCGAAAGCTGTTCGCCACCTTCGGACTTGATGTCATGGCGCGGGAGTCGCTGGAGAAGCGCCTGGACCGGATGCGCAACGGGACCAGCACCGACCCAGCCGCGGACTCGGGCAAGTCCGGGGGCATGTTCGGCGACAGCGGCGGCGCCTCGGCCGGCATGGGGTTCATGCTGATCAGCGAGCTGTGCCGGGTCTCGATGGGCATCGTCACGGGCATGGGCGTGAGCCTGGGCCTGACGGTCCCCACCATCGCCTCCCGCGGCACCGTCGCCCAGCAGGAGCGCTGGCTGCCGGGCCTGGTGACCTACGAGAAGATCGGCGCCTGGGCCATCACCGAGCCCGACTCGGGTTCCGACGCCTTCGGCGGGATGAAGTCCTACGTCACCCGCGACGGCGACGACTACATCCTCAACGGCCAGAAGACCTTCATCACCAACGGCCCGGACGCCGACGTCGTCGTCGTCTACGCCAAGCTCGACGACGGCGACCCCGGCGTGGACAAGCGCGACCGGCCGGTGCTGACCTTCGTGCTGGACCGCGGGATGGAGGGCTTCGAGCAGTCGAAGCCCTTCCGCAAGATGGGCATTCACTCCTCGCGCACCGGCGAGCTGTTCTTCCACAACGTGCGCCTGGGCCCGGACCGGCTGCTGGGCGGCACGGAGAGCAACAACGCCGGCGACGGCCGCGACAGCGCGCGCTCCAGCTTCTCCACCGAACGCATCGGCGTGGCCGCGATGGCCCTCGGCGTCATCGAGGAATGCCTGCGGCTCAGCGTGGACTACGCCAAGAGCCGCACGCTGTGGGGCAAGGAGATCGGGCAGTTCCAGCTGATCCAGCTGAAGCTGGCGAACATGGAAGTGGCCCGGATGAACGTGCGCAACATGCTGTTCCGCGTCATCGAGGCGCGTCAGTCGGGTGCCGAGATTTCGCTGGCCGAGGCCTCGGCGATCAAGTATTACTGCTCACAGGCCGCCACCGACGTCGCGATGGAGGCCGTGCAGCTGTTCGGCGGCAACGGCTACATGACCGAGTACCGGGTGGAACAGCTTGCCCGCGATGCGAAGTCGTTGATGATCTACGCCGGCAGCAACGAGGTGCAGATCACCCACGTGGCGCGGGGCCTGCTCAGCGACTAG
- a CDS encoding oxygenase MpaB family protein gives MTASAPDPALADMPDPLGPDSLTWKYFGDLRTGILGIWIGSIQNMYPQLGAGVEEHSILHREPLQRVARSVYPIMGVVYDGPRAAETGAQIRGFHHTIKGTDAQGRCYHALDPDTFYWAHATFFMLIIKVAEYFCGGLTEAEKRQLFDEHVRWYAMYGMSMRPVPETWEDFCEYWDRTCREELEINPATLDIFAMRIPKPKFLPMPTPLWDQMFRPMLAAQRWVAAGVFDPAIRERAGMRWTPGDEVLLRLIGKAVEIAFWAVPDEIRLHPRALAAYRRESGRAPADAPLVEAPFFTDPPRDRKGLPMHYAPRRRSPFPKPPVPTPPNPMVLMERAGSLVHTTFSLAGLRPARGRQPAA, from the coding sequence ATGACTGCCAGCGCTCCCGACCCCGCACTTGCCGACATGCCGGACCCGCTCGGCCCGGACTCGCTGACCTGGAAGTACTTCGGCGACCTGCGCACCGGAATCCTGGGCATCTGGATCGGCTCGATCCAGAACATGTATCCACAACTCGGCGCCGGCGTCGAGGAGCACTCCATCCTGCACCGGGAGCCCCTGCAGCGAGTGGCGCGCTCGGTCTACCCGATCATGGGCGTGGTCTACGACGGTCCGCGCGCCGCCGAGACCGGTGCGCAGATCCGCGGGTTCCACCACACCATCAAAGGCACCGACGCCCAGGGCCGGTGCTACCACGCGCTGGACCCGGACACCTTCTACTGGGCGCACGCCACCTTCTTCATGCTGATCATCAAGGTGGCGGAGTACTTCTGCGGCGGCCTGACCGAGGCCGAGAAGCGCCAGCTGTTCGACGAGCACGTGCGGTGGTACGCGATGTACGGCATGAGCATGCGGCCGGTCCCGGAGACCTGGGAGGACTTCTGCGAGTACTGGGACCGCACCTGCCGCGAGGAACTGGAGATCAACCCGGCGACGCTGGACATCTTCGCCATGCGGATCCCGAAACCGAAGTTCCTCCCGATGCCGACGCCGTTGTGGGATCAGATGTTTCGGCCGATGCTGGCCGCGCAGCGCTGGGTGGCCGCGGGGGTCTTCGATCCGGCGATCCGCGAACGTGCCGGCATGCGCTGGACCCCCGGCGACGAGGTGCTGCTGCGGCTGATCGGCAAGGCGGTCGAGATCGCCTTCTGGGCGGTGCCCGACGAGATCCGGTTGCACCCGCGCGCGCTGGCGGCCTACCGTCGCGAGTCCGGCCGCGCCCCGGCCGACGCGCCGCTGGTGGAGGCGCCGTTCTTCACCGACCCGCCGCGCGACCGCAAGGGCCTACCCATGCACTACGCGCCGCGGCGCCGGTCGCCGTTCCCCAAGCCGCCGGTGCCGACTCCGCCCAATCCCATGGTCCTGATGGAACGCGCGGGCTCGCTGGTGCACACGACGTTCTCGCTGGCGGGCCTGCGGCCGGCCCGGGGCCGTCAGCCGGCAGCGTAG
- a CDS encoding FMN-binding glutamate synthase family protein produces MLRPLLVAGVAAAAVLLGLLAVLVHAGWWLAAVPVAALAGLGVWDLLQTRHTILRAFPILGHLRYLMEAIRPEVQQYFIESSTDGTPFDRETRDMVYERAKGTKGDEPFGTERNLNAPGYEFLRHSLRARVAPAIAPSVRLGGPDCAQPYDIALLNVSGMSFGALSPTAVEALNAGAARGGFAHDTGEGGISPYHLRPGGDLIFQIGSGYFGCRDAHGRFDPATFAEKARLPVVKAVSIKLSQGAKPGLGGVLPGAKVNAEIAATRGVPLGQTVVSPPVHSAFSTPTELMRFVATLRTLADGKPVGFKLCVGSRSEFLSICKAMLVTGITPDFVIVDGAEGGTGAAPQEFEDHVGMPLTEGLMLVHNALVGVGLRDRIRIGASGKVASGVDIVSRIIQGADFTLSARAMMFAVGCIQALKCNTNRCPTGVATQDPGLARALHVPDKTTRVANFQQATVASAAQLVASMGLSSFAELDPSMLNRRVAGQRTQTYAELYEWLMPGELLEDPAPLSWRSDWIEASADEFR; encoded by the coding sequence GTGCTGAGGCCACTGCTCGTCGCCGGCGTCGCGGCGGCCGCCGTCCTGTTGGGGTTGCTGGCAGTGCTCGTTCACGCCGGTTGGTGGCTGGCGGCGGTGCCGGTGGCGGCCCTGGCCGGGCTCGGGGTGTGGGATCTGCTGCAGACCCGGCACACCATCCTGCGGGCGTTCCCCATCCTCGGCCACCTGCGCTACCTGATGGAGGCCATCCGGCCGGAGGTCCAGCAGTACTTCATCGAGTCCAGCACCGACGGCACGCCGTTCGACCGCGAGACCCGCGACATGGTCTACGAACGCGCCAAGGGCACCAAGGGCGACGAGCCGTTCGGCACCGAACGCAACCTCAACGCCCCGGGCTACGAGTTCCTGCGGCACTCGCTGCGCGCCAGGGTCGCCCCGGCCATCGCCCCGAGCGTCCGGCTCGGCGGCCCCGACTGCGCCCAGCCCTACGACATCGCGCTGCTCAATGTTTCGGGGATGAGCTTCGGCGCACTGTCCCCCACCGCGGTCGAGGCGCTCAACGCGGGGGCAGCGCGCGGCGGGTTCGCCCACGACACCGGCGAGGGCGGCATCTCCCCGTATCACCTGCGGCCCGGCGGGGATCTGATCTTCCAGATCGGCTCCGGATACTTCGGCTGCCGCGACGCCCACGGCCGCTTCGATCCGGCGACGTTCGCCGAGAAGGCCCGGTTGCCCGTCGTCAAGGCGGTTTCGATCAAGCTGTCCCAGGGCGCCAAGCCCGGGCTGGGCGGTGTGCTGCCCGGCGCCAAGGTCAACGCCGAGATCGCCGCCACCCGGGGTGTCCCGCTGGGGCAGACCGTGGTGTCCCCGCCGGTGCACAGCGCGTTCTCGACCCCGACCGAACTGATGAGGTTCGTCGCCACGCTGCGCACCCTGGCCGACGGCAAACCGGTCGGATTCAAGCTGTGCGTGGGGTCGCGTTCGGAGTTCCTGTCGATCTGCAAGGCCATGCTGGTCACCGGCATCACCCCGGACTTCGTGATCGTCGACGGCGCCGAGGGCGGCACCGGCGCAGCCCCGCAAGAGTTCGAGGACCACGTCGGCATGCCGCTGACCGAGGGCCTGATGCTCGTGCACAACGCGCTGGTGGGCGTCGGGCTGCGCGACCGCATCCGGATCGGCGCCTCCGGCAAGGTCGCCAGCGGCGTCGACATCGTCTCGCGCATCATCCAGGGCGCCGACTTCACCCTGTCGGCGCGCGCGATGATGTTCGCGGTCGGCTGCATCCAAGCGCTCAAGTGCAACACCAACCGCTGCCCCACCGGTGTCGCGACCCAGGATCCGGGGCTGGCGCGCGCCCTGCACGTCCCGGACAAGACCACCCGGGTGGCCAACTTCCAGCAGGCCACGGTGGCCAGCGCGGCGCAGCTCGTCGCGTCGATGGGGCTGAGCAGCTTCGCCGAACTGGATCCCTCGATGCTGAATCGCCGGGTGGCCGGTCAGCGCACCCAGACCTACGCCGAACTCTACGAGTGGTTGATGCCCGGCGAACTGCTCGAGGATCCGGCGCCGCTGTCGTGGCGGTCGGATTGGATCGAGGCCTCTGCCGACGAATTCCGCTGA
- the pheS gene encoding phenylalanine--tRNA ligase subunit alpha yields MGDELDLSGEALDGAVAAARAAFEAAADIDALAKAKTEHLGDRSPLAQARQALGSLPKSERSDAGKRVNLARTAAQQLFDDRLAVLRAERDAAVLVAERIDVTLPSTRQPTGARHPITILAEHVADTFIAMGWELADGPEVETEQFNFDALNFGPDHPARSESDTFHVAPEGSRQLLRTHTSPVQVRALLARELPVYIISIGRTFRTDELDATHTPVFHQVEGLAVDRGLTMAHLKGTLDAFARALFGPEGRTRVRPHFFPFTEPSAEVDVWFANKKGGPGWVEWGGCGMVDPNVLSAAGIDPQEYSGFAFGMGLERTLQFRNGIPDMRDMVEGDVRFSLPFGVGA; encoded by the coding sequence GTGGGTGACGAACTGGATTTGTCGGGCGAGGCACTGGACGGTGCCGTCGCCGCGGCCCGGGCGGCCTTCGAGGCCGCCGCCGACATCGACGCGCTGGCCAAGGCCAAGACCGAGCACCTCGGCGACCGGTCGCCGCTGGCCCAGGCCCGCCAAGCGCTGGGCAGCCTGCCCAAGTCCGAACGCTCCGACGCCGGCAAGCGGGTCAATCTTGCCCGCACCGCCGCGCAGCAACTCTTCGACGATCGCCTCGCGGTGCTGCGCGCCGAGCGCGATGCCGCGGTGCTGGTGGCCGAGCGCATCGACGTCACCCTGCCGTCCACCCGGCAGCCGACCGGCGCGCGCCATCCGATCACGATCCTGGCCGAGCACGTCGCCGACACCTTCATCGCGATGGGCTGGGAACTGGCCGACGGGCCCGAGGTCGAGACCGAGCAGTTCAACTTCGACGCGCTGAACTTCGGCCCCGATCATCCGGCGCGCAGCGAGTCGGACACTTTCCACGTGGCCCCGGAGGGTTCGCGGCAACTGCTGCGTACCCACACGTCCCCGGTGCAGGTGCGGGCGCTGCTGGCCCGCGAGTTGCCGGTGTACATCATCTCCATCGGGCGCACGTTCCGCACCGACGAACTCGACGCCACCCACACCCCGGTCTTCCACCAGGTGGAGGGGCTGGCGGTGGACCGCGGCCTGACGATGGCGCATCTCAAGGGCACCCTGGATGCGTTCGCGCGGGCGCTGTTCGGCCCCGAGGGCCGCACCCGGGTGCGGCCGCACTTCTTCCCGTTCACCGAACCCTCGGCCGAGGTCGACGTGTGGTTCGCCAACAAGAAGGGCGGTCCCGGCTGGGTGGAGTGGGGCGGCTGCGGGATGGTCGACCCCAACGTGCTCAGCGCCGCGGGCATCGACCCGCAGGAGTACTCCGGGTTCGCGTTCGGCATGGGTCTGGAACGCACGCTGCAGTTCCGCAACGGGATTCCCGACATGCGCGACATGGTCGAGGGCGACGTGCGGTTCTCCCTGCCGTTCGGGGTGGGTGCCTGA